The following proteins are co-located in the Brevibacillus laterosporus DSM 25 genome:
- the tsaB gene encoding tRNA (adenosine(37)-N6)-threonylcarbamoyltransferase complex dimerization subunit type 1 TsaB, whose product MCMLAIDTSNLVLSVAVVDDSRVLGEWTSNLNKNHSVTVMDGISMLLDELNIDPAALTGIAVAKGPGSYTGVRIGVATAKSMAWSLGIPVIGISSLEAVGMNALTFTGGIVPLFDARRGQVYTGLYRSKDCQTLDVLLHERIILLTDWLDMLQQETDGEPLLFLGEDLDKHREVIINVLGKKAMFATPALNHPRAAHLAWKGLQQLQEGNGIHAHDLVPEYLQLAEAEAKWIAKQEK is encoded by the coding sequence ATGTGCATGCTGGCAATTGATACTTCCAATCTCGTGCTTAGCGTCGCTGTGGTCGATGATTCACGAGTACTAGGGGAGTGGACAAGTAATCTAAACAAAAATCATTCCGTCACCGTAATGGACGGGATCTCCATGTTACTAGATGAGCTGAATATTGACCCGGCAGCATTGACAGGAATTGCTGTAGCTAAGGGGCCTGGTTCCTACACAGGTGTTCGAATTGGGGTAGCCACAGCGAAAAGCATGGCCTGGTCTCTCGGGATTCCTGTTATTGGTATTTCTAGTTTAGAAGCAGTTGGAATGAATGCTCTGACTTTTACAGGTGGAATTGTCCCGCTATTTGATGCAAGGCGAGGTCAGGTATATACAGGCCTGTATCGAAGCAAAGACTGTCAGACGCTAGACGTTTTGCTTCATGAGCGAATTATATTGCTTACAGATTGGTTGGACATGCTTCAACAAGAAACAGATGGTGAGCCATTGTTATTTTTAGGAGAAGATTTGGACAAACATCGTGAAGTCATTATAAATGTGCTAGGGAAAAAGGCGATGTTTGCAACTCCTGCCCTAAATCATCCAAGAGCAGCACACTTAGCATGGAAGGGGCTTCAACAGTTGCAGGAAGGAAATGGCATTCATGCACATGACTTAGTACCTGAGTATCTACAATTGGCGGAAGCGGAAGCCAAATGGATAGCGAAACAGGAAAAGTAG
- a CDS encoding Tex family protein: MDVKQMAATLARELGVGVQQVVQTITLLDEGNTVPFISRYRKEMTGQLDETQIRDIEERVRYLRNLVTRKEEVLRLIEEQGKLTEELSIAIQKATKLQEVEDLYRPYKQKRRTRATIAKERGLEPLATYLLSLPQTGDLASEASRYLDSEKGVETVEDALQGAMDIIAEQISDDAEYRKWIREKTFMKAVLLTDQKEKEEDGKNVYEMYYSYSEPVKKVVPHRILAINRGEKEGILKVSLEAPVEDITAFLQRKILTQKTIVEDLIKQTIEDSYKRLIAPSIEREVRNELTEVAEERAIHIFAENLRNLLLQSPFKGKVVLGVDPAFRTGCKLAVVDDTGKKLYINVIYPTPPVNKVKEASETVEKVIKEYQVDVVAIGNGTASRETEQFIADVLKEVKRDVSYIIVNEAGASVYSASALAKEEFPDLDVAERSAISIARRLQDPLAELVKIDPKSVGVGQYQHDVSQTRLAESLEFVVSSAVNHVGVDVNTASASLLQYVSGVNKQVASNIVKLREENGKFKNRSQLKKVPRLGAKTYEQCIGFLRVMDGDNSLDRTPIHPESYEVTYKLLKHLQIQPEEIGSDPCKKQVMNMSLPQMAAELEIGEPTLQDIVDSLLRPGRDPRDELPKPLLSKDVLKLTDLSKGMKMQGTIRNVVDFGAFVDIGLKNDGLIHISQLKKGFVKHPLDVVGVGDIVDVWVMDVDEKRQRVGMTMISPVE; the protein is encoded by the coding sequence ATGGATGTTAAACAAATGGCTGCCACCCTTGCACGAGAACTAGGTGTAGGTGTTCAGCAGGTTGTACAAACAATAACCTTACTGGATGAAGGGAATACCGTTCCATTTATTTCTCGCTATAGGAAAGAAATGACTGGTCAATTAGACGAAACACAAATACGGGATATTGAAGAGCGTGTACGCTATTTACGAAATTTAGTTACCCGAAAAGAAGAGGTTCTTCGTTTAATTGAAGAACAAGGAAAGCTAACAGAAGAATTATCAATCGCTATTCAAAAGGCCACCAAACTTCAGGAGGTGGAGGATCTTTATCGTCCCTATAAGCAAAAGCGTCGTACACGTGCTACGATTGCCAAAGAAAGGGGATTGGAGCCTCTTGCCACCTATCTACTTTCCTTACCACAGACAGGTGATCTTGCCTCAGAAGCTAGTCGCTATTTAGACAGTGAAAAAGGCGTTGAAACCGTAGAAGATGCCCTGCAAGGTGCAATGGATATTATTGCTGAACAAATCTCCGATGATGCAGAGTATCGTAAATGGATTCGTGAAAAAACATTCATGAAAGCTGTCTTACTTACGGATCAAAAGGAAAAAGAAGAAGACGGAAAAAATGTTTACGAAATGTATTATAGCTATTCAGAGCCTGTCAAAAAAGTGGTTCCTCATCGCATTCTTGCCATCAATCGTGGTGAAAAAGAAGGAATTTTAAAGGTTTCATTAGAAGCACCTGTGGAAGATATAACTGCATTTCTCCAGAGAAAAATACTTACTCAGAAGACAATTGTTGAGGATTTAATAAAGCAAACAATCGAGGATAGCTACAAGCGTTTAATTGCTCCTTCAATTGAACGTGAAGTAAGAAACGAATTGACGGAGGTAGCTGAAGAGAGAGCAATTCACATCTTTGCTGAGAATCTACGCAATTTGTTGCTCCAGTCTCCGTTTAAAGGAAAAGTGGTACTAGGTGTTGATCCTGCTTTTCGAACAGGCTGTAAGCTTGCTGTTGTGGATGATACGGGTAAAAAACTATACATAAATGTTATTTATCCAACTCCACCAGTAAACAAAGTCAAAGAAGCTAGCGAAACAGTGGAAAAAGTTATTAAAGAATATCAAGTAGATGTAGTGGCAATCGGGAATGGTACAGCTTCAAGGGAGACAGAGCAGTTTATTGCTGACGTACTAAAAGAAGTGAAGCGAGATGTTTCCTATATCATTGTGAATGAAGCAGGAGCCTCTGTGTATTCGGCATCAGCGTTAGCCAAAGAAGAATTTCCTGATTTGGACGTAGCAGAAAGAAGTGCTATCTCTATTGCTCGTCGTTTACAAGATCCGCTGGCTGAATTGGTAAAAATCGATCCAAAATCAGTAGGTGTTGGACAATATCAGCATGATGTATCCCAAACTCGTTTAGCAGAGAGTCTTGAATTTGTTGTGTCGTCGGCAGTTAATCACGTCGGAGTGGATGTGAATACAGCTTCCGCTTCTTTGCTTCAATATGTATCCGGTGTAAACAAGCAAGTAGCATCAAATATTGTGAAGCTACGTGAAGAGAATGGAAAGTTTAAAAACCGATCCCAATTAAAAAAGGTACCGCGATTGGGGGCTAAAACCTATGAGCAATGCATCGGCTTCTTACGTGTTATGGACGGAGATAATTCTCTTGATCGTACTCCTATTCATCCCGAGTCATACGAGGTTACGTATAAGCTGTTAAAACACTTACAAATCCAGCCTGAGGAGATTGGCAGTGACCCTTGTAAGAAACAGGTAATGAATATGTCATTACCACAAATGGCAGCAGAGCTTGAGATAGGTGAACCGACGCTACAAGATATTGTAGATAGCCTTTTGCGTCCAGGTCGTGATCCGCGCGATGAGCTACCAAAGCCACTTTTAAGTAAAGATGTTTTGAAGTTAACGGACCTTAGCAAGGGTATGAAGATGCAGGGTACGATTCGTAATGTGGTCGACTTTGGTGCATTTGTTGATATCGGACTAAAAAATGATGGGCTTATTCATATTTCACAATTGAAAAAGGGCTTCGTAAAACATCCTCTTGATGTTGTAGGCGTTGGAGATATCGTTGATGTCTGGGTGATGGATGTTGATGAGAAACGTCAGCGTGTTGGTATGACTATGATTTCTCCAGTAGAATAG
- the tsaE gene encoding tRNA (adenosine(37)-N6)-threonylcarbamoyltransferase complex ATPase subunit type 1 TsaE produces the protein MTYEFEFTSQQATQEFAEKLAQLLMPGDFLALEGNLGAGKTTFTQGLARGLGVKRVVNSPTFTIIKEYAGRLPLYHMDVYRVADQVDDLGLDEYFYGDGVCVVEWASLIPDHVPEDRITIHLLQQEENVRLCRLEVVGKRSEQVGKEIDQHVHAGN, from the coding sequence ATGACGTATGAATTTGAGTTTACTAGTCAGCAAGCAACTCAAGAATTTGCAGAAAAACTAGCTCAGTTGTTGATGCCAGGAGATTTCTTGGCGTTGGAAGGGAATTTGGGAGCTGGTAAAACTACGTTTACACAAGGACTAGCACGGGGGCTCGGGGTGAAACGTGTGGTGAATAGCCCAACCTTTACAATTATAAAAGAGTATGCTGGACGTTTGCCACTTTATCATATGGATGTATACCGGGTCGCCGATCAGGTGGATGATTTAGGTCTTGATGAGTATTTTTATGGAGATGGTGTTTGTGTGGTAGAATGGGCCTCTTTGATTCCTGATCATGTACCAGAGGATCGAATAACGATTCATTTGCTTCAACAAGAAGAGAATGTTCGCCTATGCCGACTTGAGGTAGTGGGGAAACGAAGTGAACAGGTAGGTAAGGAGATTGATCAACATGTGCATGCTGGCAATTGA
- a CDS encoding SprT family protein — protein sequence MNDKELQKLVEEISVRDFAKPFRHNARFNSRLRTTGGRYLLRTHDLEFNPLHLQEHGEEELIGIIKHELCHYHLHLEGKGYRHRDQDFIQLLQQVGGARYCSRLNGQKIVLPYRYQLICTDCGFLYKRKKNINPARYVCGRCRGKLRIEPLSQG from the coding sequence GTGAACGACAAGGAATTGCAAAAACTAGTTGAAGAGATATCTGTACGTGATTTTGCCAAACCGTTTCGTCACAATGCTCGGTTTAACTCCCGTTTGCGCACGACTGGTGGTAGATATTTGTTACGCACTCATGATCTTGAGTTTAATCCCCTTCATCTTCAAGAGCATGGTGAGGAAGAATTGATTGGTATAATTAAGCATGAACTATGCCATTATCACCTTCATCTGGAAGGAAAGGGCTATCGACATCGTGATCAGGATTTCATTCAATTATTACAACAGGTAGGCGGAGCAAGATATTGCTCCAGACTTAACGGACAAAAAATCGTACTACCATATCGCTATCAATTAATCTGCACGGATTGTGGATTCTTGTATAAAAGAAAGAAAAATATTAATCCAGCTCGCTATGTTTGTGGCAGATGTCGTGGTAAATTACGAATCGAGCCTTTGTCACAGGGATAG
- a CDS encoding 5-formyltetrahydrofolate cyclo-ligase codes for MNIQEKKCLRQVMISERDLLSKEACLQKSAKATQHLWSISAVKDAQTIMCFSSFGSEINTWSFIEEARERQIKVALPLTDREHKKITPYTYEGRNSLKKGAYGIWEPDPLYSTELKLADIEVVIVPGVAFDQQKGRLGYGAGYYDRFFASLSHEPRRIGFCFAMQVIEKVPMEPFDIHLHQIVTEDGII; via the coding sequence ATGAATATACAAGAGAAAAAATGCTTGAGACAAGTAATGATTAGCGAGCGAGATTTGTTGAGCAAAGAGGCATGCTTGCAAAAATCTGCTAAGGCTACACAACATTTATGGAGTATCAGTGCTGTAAAAGATGCTCAAACAATTATGTGTTTTAGTTCGTTTGGAAGTGAAATTAATACGTGGTCTTTTATAGAAGAAGCGAGAGAACGTCAAATAAAGGTTGCTCTTCCTCTAACAGATCGAGAACATAAAAAAATAACACCTTATACATACGAAGGTAGGAACAGCTTGAAGAAGGGAGCTTATGGTATTTGGGAACCAGATCCTCTGTATTCAACAGAGCTGAAGCTAGCAGATATAGAAGTAGTGATCGTTCCAGGTGTAGCATTTGATCAGCAAAAAGGGCGATTAGGCTATGGAGCCGGCTATTATGACCGATTTTTTGCCAGTCTGTCACATGAACCAAGACGGATTGGATTTTGCTTTGCTATGCAAGTGATAGAAAAGGTACCAATGGAGCCTTTTGATATACATTTGCATCAAATCGTCACTGAAGATGGAATTATCTGA
- a CDS encoding molybdopterin-binding protein, whose amino-acid sequence MVEKPNFKVVPVREAVGMILPHDMTQILPGEFKGRLFKKGHVIKAEDIEPLLSIGKEHIYIMDMPPDFIHEEEAGQRIAQAVAGTGLILTEPYEGKVSMKAKTNGLCKINEQAVHALNELEGIALSTILTNQVVTEGQSVAATRIIPLIMKEESILVLERLAKQFDGPIVDVLPIPARRVGVVTTGSEVYQGRIQDKFGPAIRAKVEMLGSQVVEQRFAPDDKEMIQQEIEYFLAQGVDLICVTGGMSVDPDDKTPGAIAGVGSDVIRYGTPMLPGSMLMIAYKGDTPILGLPGAVMHEPVTSFDVFLPRILYGERIQENDMTRLGYGGLRKC is encoded by the coding sequence ATGGTAGAAAAGCCGAACTTTAAAGTCGTGCCTGTCCGCGAAGCGGTGGGCATGATTTTGCCTCATGATATGACGCAGATTTTACCCGGGGAGTTCAAGGGTAGGCTGTTTAAAAAGGGGCATGTTATTAAAGCGGAAGACATAGAGCCACTGCTTTCCATAGGAAAAGAGCATATTTATATCATGGATATGCCTCCTGACTTTATCCATGAAGAAGAAGCAGGTCAAAGAATTGCCCAAGCTGTTGCAGGTACAGGTCTTATTTTAACGGAGCCCTACGAAGGTAAGGTTTCAATGAAAGCAAAAACAAATGGACTTTGTAAAATCAATGAGCAGGCCGTCCATGCTTTAAATGAATTAGAAGGTATAGCTCTTTCCACTATCTTAACGAATCAAGTGGTTACAGAGGGGCAGTCAGTAGCTGCCACTCGTATTATCCCTTTAATTATGAAAGAAGAAAGCATTCTCGTTTTGGAACGTTTGGCTAAGCAGTTTGATGGACCTATTGTAGATGTGCTACCGATACCTGCTCGAAGGGTCGGGGTGGTCACAACAGGAAGTGAAGTTTATCAGGGACGAATTCAAGACAAATTTGGTCCTGCTATTAGAGCTAAGGTAGAAATGCTAGGTTCTCAGGTAGTTGAACAACGTTTTGCTCCAGATGATAAAGAAATGATACAACAAGAGATAGAGTATTTCTTGGCACAAGGAGTCGACCTGATCTGTGTAACAGGCGGTATGTCTGTTGATCCAGATGATAAAACACCTGGAGCCATTGCTGGTGTAGGTTCTGATGTTATACGTTATGGGACGCCGATGTTACCTGGTTCCATGCTAATGATCGCATATAAAGGAGATACCCCTATTCTAGGGTTACCTGGAGCGGTGATGCATGAGCCTGTTACATCGTTTGATGTTTTTTTACCTAGAATCCTGTACGGAGAACGCATCCAAGAAAATGATATGACACGACTTGGTTATGGTGGGTTACGGAAGTGTTAA
- the cmpA gene encoding cortex morphogenetic protein CmpA encodes MPQWMRKQLQRAFFGKDVRQIRLLNSCWFLYLEKQSSRPEE; translated from the coding sequence ATGCCACAATGGATGCGTAAACAGCTACAACGCGCCTTCTTTGGGAAGGATGTAAGACAAATTCGATTGCTAAACAGCTGTTGGTTTCTATATTTAGAAAAACAAAGTAGCCGCCCTGAAGAATAG
- the rimI gene encoding ribosomal protein S18-alanine N-acetyltransferase produces the protein MSETLLKQIEFRYMTLDDVERIAELERICFPTPWPLEAFINELTINPNAKYIVATLEGQVIGYCGMWLIIDEAHITNICIHPEVRGQRVGLRLMKQVMALAMVLGGEKMTLEVRPSNEIARNLYTKLGFEEHGRRKRYYSDNNEDAIIMWVNLREE, from the coding sequence ATGAGTGAGACACTATTAAAACAGATCGAATTTCGTTACATGACATTAGACGATGTAGAAAGAATTGCTGAGCTAGAGCGTATCTGTTTTCCAACTCCCTGGCCGTTAGAAGCTTTTATTAATGAACTAACCATTAATCCGAATGCAAAGTATATAGTAGCTACACTAGAGGGACAAGTTATAGGATATTGTGGCATGTGGCTGATTATTGATGAGGCTCATATCACAAATATTTGTATTCATCCTGAAGTGCGTGGTCAGAGGGTAGGATTACGGCTCATGAAACAGGTGATGGCACTGGCGATGGTTTTGGGCGGCGAAAAAATGACCTTGGAAGTGCGCCCGTCTAACGAAATAGCTCGGAACTTATACACAAAATTAGGCTTTGAAGAACATGGAAGACGGAAACGATATTATTCCGATAATAACGAAGATGCCATTATTATGTGGGTGAATTTACGTGAAGAGTAA
- a CDS encoding twin-arginine translocase TatA/TatE family subunit, producing MSGIGASGFVILIILAIIFFGPKKLPELGRAMGSTLREFKKATSGLANDDFDEKKNEKPTEQQMVAATAKPADTVGASEQIDREKLEREIRERFERERLEKEIRAKIEQERKEASSSSEPKA from the coding sequence ATGAGTGGTATTGGAGCTTCAGGTTTTGTTATATTAATCATTTTAGCCATAATCTTTTTTGGACCTAAAAAGCTACCAGAATTAGGGAGAGCTATGGGTAGTACTTTGCGAGAGTTCAAAAAAGCTACAAGTGGACTTGCTAATGATGATTTTGACGAGAAAAAAAATGAGAAGCCAACTGAACAGCAGATGGTAGCAGCGACTGCTAAACCAGCCGATACAGTGGGGGCTTCCGAGCAAATCGATCGTGAAAAGTTGGAGCGTGAAATTCGTGAGCGTTTCGAACGCGAACGTCTAGAAAAGGAGATTCGCGCAAAAATCGAGCAGGAACGTAAAGAAGCGTCCTCTTCCAGCGAACCAAAAGCGTAA
- the tsaD gene encoding tRNA (adenosine(37)-N6)-threonylcarbamoyltransferase complex transferase subunit TsaD, which yields MKRVQQRYEQQIKLNKPVYILGIETSCDETSASVIENGTTILSNVIASQADIHKRFGGVVPEVASRRHVENITVTIEEALELANKNWDDISAIAVTYGPGLVGALLVGVAAAKAISFAKGIPLIGVHHIAGHIYANRLVEEMQFPLISLVVSGGHTELIYMKEHGHFEILGETRDDAAGEAYDKVARSLELPYPGGPHIDRLAHEGEPSISLPRAWLEKDSYDFSFSGLKSAVLNTLHNAKQRGEEIPAANLAASFQTSVVEVLVEKTIRAAKEYQAKQILLAGGVAANKGLRSALSERCAKEGLSLTIPPLILCTDNAAMIAAAGFVSYQQGKFADLDLNGVPGLELTNPF from the coding sequence ATGAAGCGGGTACAACAACGCTATGAACAACAAATAAAATTGAATAAACCAGTCTATATTTTAGGTATTGAGACGAGTTGCGATGAAACATCGGCATCCGTTATTGAGAACGGCACTACAATTTTATCCAACGTGATTGCTTCTCAGGCTGATATCCACAAACGCTTTGGGGGTGTAGTACCTGAGGTTGCTTCTCGAAGACACGTGGAAAATATTACGGTAACTATAGAGGAAGCACTTGAACTTGCTAATAAAAACTGGGACGATATCTCTGCTATCGCAGTGACGTATGGTCCAGGATTAGTTGGGGCGCTTTTAGTCGGCGTAGCAGCTGCTAAAGCCATTTCCTTTGCAAAAGGAATCCCCCTTATAGGGGTTCATCATATTGCGGGACATATTTATGCGAATCGGTTGGTGGAGGAAATGCAGTTCCCACTGATCAGTCTAGTTGTTTCAGGTGGACATACGGAGTTAATCTATATGAAAGAACATGGACATTTTGAGATTTTAGGTGAAACCCGTGATGATGCGGCTGGAGAAGCTTATGATAAGGTAGCACGTTCATTAGAATTGCCTTATCCAGGAGGACCGCATATTGATCGACTTGCTCATGAAGGTGAACCAAGTATTAGCCTACCAAGAGCTTGGCTAGAGAAGGATTCATATGATTTTAGCTTCAGTGGCTTGAAATCAGCTGTATTAAACACGCTTCATAATGCAAAACAGCGAGGAGAAGAAATTCCAGCTGCCAATCTAGCAGCAAGCTTCCAAACTTCAGTAGTTGAGGTTTTAGTAGAAAAGACTATTCGAGCCGCAAAAGAGTATCAAGCCAAACAAATATTATTAGCTGGTGGTGTAGCAGCAAATAAAGGCTTACGATCGGCATTAAGCGAGCGATGTGCGAAGGAAGGGCTGTCTCTAACTATTCCGCCACTTATTCTATGCACAGATAATGCTGCTATGATAGCGGCAGCCGGATTTGTCTCGTACCAACAAGGAAAATTTGCTGATCTTGATTTAAATGGTGTTCCGGGATTAGAGTTAACCAACCCTTTTTAG
- a CDS encoding MogA/MoaB family molybdenum cofactor biosynthesis protein produces the protein MSGWKIGIITASDSIAGGEREDDRIQLVRGLVKQHLHTENIIYRCLPDDMEELKEHMIELVDREKCDILITTGGTGLSPRDVTPEVTSWVIDRPVPGLAEEMRRAGLKQSRRAMLTRAVAGTRGNSLIFNLPGNPKGVEVCFIAIADMLPDALHILQGSEEAGEDWGGIGW, from the coding sequence ATGTCAGGATGGAAAATAGGTATCATTACAGCTAGTGATTCAATCGCTGGTGGGGAAAGAGAGGATGATCGAATTCAGTTGGTGCGTGGGTTAGTCAAACAGCACTTGCATACGGAAAACATTATTTATCGTTGTTTGCCGGATGATATGGAAGAACTGAAGGAGCATATGATCGAATTGGTGGATCGAGAAAAATGCGATATTCTCATTACCACAGGTGGAACAGGATTGAGTCCGCGCGATGTTACACCAGAAGTAACGTCATGGGTAATTGATCGTCCAGTACCTGGCTTAGCGGAGGAGATGCGTCGCGCTGGTTTGAAGCAATCTCGCCGCGCTATGTTAACACGTGCTGTTGCAGGCACTAGGGGCAACAGTTTGATTTTCAATTTACCAGGAAACCCTAAAGGAGTCGAGGTCTGCTTTATAGCTATTGCAGACATGCTGCCGGACGCTTTGCATATTTTGCAAGGATCAGAAGAAGCCGGTGAAGACTGGGGTGGAATTGGATGGTAG
- a CDS encoding ABC-F family ATP-binding cassette domain-containing protein produces MILLQAEHITKSYGVETILQDISLQVQTLERIGLVGVNGAGKSTLMKIIAGELSYDSGVLRKPKDVTIGYLAQNSGLESNNSIWAEMLLVFEQLQTEEKELRKMEAMMGDPAVFENEKKYQQIMEIYSHRVEAFKEKGGYSYEASIRGVLHGLRFSDMDYETPIYTLSGGQKTRLALAKLLLQSPDLLLLDEPTNYLDIETLSWLEVYLQNYKGAILVVSHDRYFLDKLVNIVYEIERHQAQRYVGNYSRYLDQKALRLEQELRRFEKQEGEIAKLEDFVQRNIARASTTKRAQSRRKTLEKMERMDKPIAGNKSAHFSFEIAKMSGNNVLKVRNLAIGYEDVTLSSQLTFDLEREERVALVGPNGIGKSTLLKTVVGQLTAKQGHVDLGSNVTIGYYDQEQRELNMSKTILAELWDDYPHMQEKEVRTILGNFLFSGDDVLKRIGDLSGGERARVSLAKLMLKEANFLIFDEPTNHLDIISKEVLENALYDYPGTILFVSHDRYFLNKMASRVLEMSPTGVTSYLGNYDYYIDKKQELVEQAQEKVEQTNQKTSATKQSSPEKSTYELDKEAKRKERQRQRRLEEIEKNIQDNEEKIATWEEELCHPDVYSDHVEAQKRNDLISQARINIDQLYAEWEELSVD; encoded by the coding sequence ATGATTTTATTACAAGCAGAGCACATTACGAAGTCATATGGTGTTGAAACCATTTTACAGGATATATCTTTACAAGTACAAACGTTAGAGCGGATCGGTTTGGTTGGGGTAAATGGAGCCGGCAAATCTACGCTCATGAAAATTATCGCAGGCGAACTTAGCTATGACAGTGGAGTGCTTCGTAAACCAAAGGATGTAACAATTGGTTACCTGGCCCAAAACAGCGGTCTGGAATCCAACAACTCCATCTGGGCAGAGATGCTACTTGTTTTTGAGCAACTCCAAACAGAGGAAAAAGAGCTACGTAAGATGGAAGCTATGATGGGCGATCCCGCTGTCTTTGAAAACGAAAAGAAGTATCAGCAAATTATGGAGATCTACTCACATCGCGTGGAAGCCTTTAAAGAAAAAGGCGGTTACAGCTATGAAGCTAGTATTCGCGGAGTACTTCACGGTCTTCGTTTTTCCGACATGGATTATGAGACACCTATTTATACATTAAGTGGTGGTCAAAAAACGCGTCTGGCATTAGCAAAGTTACTGCTCCAGTCACCTGATTTATTGCTATTAGATGAGCCTACGAACTATTTGGATATTGAAACCCTGTCCTGGCTAGAGGTCTATTTGCAAAATTATAAAGGCGCTATCCTAGTCGTTTCCCATGACCGTTACTTTTTGGATAAGCTAGTGAATATCGTTTATGAAATTGAGCGTCATCAGGCTCAACGCTATGTAGGTAACTATAGCCGCTATTTAGATCAAAAGGCTCTGCGCTTAGAGCAAGAACTGCGCCGTTTCGAAAAACAAGAGGGGGAGATTGCCAAATTAGAGGATTTTGTTCAGCGCAATATCGCCAGAGCATCTACTACCAAACGAGCGCAAAGCAGACGCAAAACACTTGAAAAGATGGAGCGAATGGATAAACCAATTGCAGGTAACAAATCAGCTCATTTCTCCTTTGAAATTGCCAAAATGAGCGGAAATAACGTGCTCAAAGTTCGTAATCTCGCAATCGGCTATGAAGATGTCACTCTTTCTTCTCAGTTGACCTTTGATTTAGAACGGGAAGAACGCGTTGCTTTAGTAGGACCAAATGGGATTGGAAAATCTACTTTACTGAAAACCGTTGTAGGTCAGCTTACAGCCAAGCAAGGACATGTAGATCTGGGGAGTAATGTGACCATTGGCTACTATGATCAGGAACAGCGTGAGTTAAATATGAGCAAAACCATTTTGGCAGAGCTATGGGATGATTATCCTCACATGCAAGAAAAAGAGGTTCGCACCATTCTTGGTAACTTCTTATTTAGTGGCGATGATGTATTAAAAAGAATTGGCGACTTGTCCGGTGGAGAGCGTGCACGTGTCTCTTTAGCTAAATTAATGCTAAAAGAAGCCAATTTCTTAATTTTTGACGAGCCGACTAACCACCTGGATATCATCAGTAAAGAGGTATTAGAAAACGCTCTATATGACTATCCCGGAACTATTTTATTTGTATCCCATGACAGGTATTTTCTAAACAAAATGGCAAGTCGTGTCCTAGAGATGTCTCCAACTGGGGTAACAAGCTACCTTGGTAATTACGATTACTATATAGATAAAAAACAAGAGCTAGTAGAGCAAGCTCAGGAAAAGGTTGAGCAGACAAATCAAAAAACGTCAGCTACTAAACAAAGTTCTCCAGAGAAAAGCACTTATGAGCTTGATAAAGAAGCGAAGCGAAAAGAACGGCAACGGCAACGGCGTTTAGAAGAAATTGAAAAAAACATTCAGGATAACGAGGAAAAGATTGCTACCTGGGAAGAAGAATTATGTCATCCTGATGTTTATTCTGATCATGTTGAGGCTCAGAAACGTAATGATCTGATTAGCCAAGCTCGGATCAATATTGATCAATTGTATGCTGAGTGGGAAGAGCTTTCGGTCGACTAA